In a genomic window of Spirosoma agri:
- a CDS encoding carboxypeptidase-like regulatory domain-containing protein translates to MAVKHTVICLSILLPGSCEGENRETTIFGKVIDDQGQPVSQLPVSVSGHKKWTLSSYRTLATAYTDSSGNYSTRFVPPKEYNQLTVLLDFGLGSPKPQTRKDYQSQPFDLCCLSTSSTQEYSFTLIAR, encoded by the coding sequence ATGGCAGTAAAGCATACAGTAATCTGTTTATCGATTCTGTTGCCTGGAAGTTGCGAAGGGGAAAACAGAGAAACAACCATTTTTGGGAAGGTGATCGATGATCAAGGACAACCAGTCAGTCAACTACCTGTTTCTGTATCTGGCCACAAGAAGTGGACTTTGTCAAGCTATCGTACTTTAGCTACCGCTTACACCGATAGCTCTGGTAATTACTCCACCCGTTTTGTGCCGCCAAAAGAGTACAATCAACTTACGGTGCTACTCGATTTTGGCCTAGGATCACCCAAACCTCAAACTAGAAAAGATTATCAATCTCAGCCCTTCGATCTTTGCTGTCTCTCTACTAGTTCTACACAAGAATATAGTTTCACGCTGATCGCCCGCTAA
- a CDS encoding glycerol-3-phosphate dehydrogenase/oxidase, protein MNRDNNRKRLLEESFDICIIGAGASGAGAALDAELRGYRVALIDRGDIAGETSSRSTKLIHGGVRYLEQAIKKLDLAQLKQVRHGLAERRTVVRNAPHLAHPLALLTPVFSWFEGMYMSVGLTLYAFFAGQDRFPKGRWLTKPEALDKMPTLTPRMHSAVLYYDGQFNDARYALALAHSADEAGAVVVNYLAVTGFERDGSQLKAALVQDQLTGESFAIRAKVFLNCTGPYADGIRLMANPNLDHRIRPSKGVHIVLPRETLQSDCAMLIPKTADGRVVFAIPFGDNVFVGTTDDDYSDLRHEPLLEPAEVDYLLDTLRPYLAKTPDKSQVQAGFGGIRPLIESSRANTKTLLRDHEVEYDAESGLLSLLGGKWTTYRLMAQDAIDRVGERLANPVKGSTETHYLVGGETYRFEDWQTLQQRFSLPTDVCQHLMQTYGDRAERVANLLTAHPDLRERITENQPYIKAEVIYQVRQEMAVTVRDVLARRWRLELSDWELTAQVTPLVADLMAAELGWSDQYRTKQVATYQALLSSFMMKAGLVSEPTVATGL, encoded by the coding sequence ATGAATCGGGACAACAATCGGAAGCGGCTACTAGAGGAATCATTTGATATTTGTATAATCGGGGCCGGGGCCAGTGGAGCCGGTGCTGCGCTGGATGCAGAGCTGCGTGGGTATCGCGTCGCGCTAATTGATCGGGGCGATATCGCCGGAGAAACGTCGTCGCGTTCGACCAAGCTCATACACGGTGGGGTGCGCTATCTGGAACAAGCCATTAAAAAGCTGGATCTAGCGCAATTAAAGCAGGTTCGTCATGGGTTGGCTGAACGGCGAACCGTCGTTCGAAACGCTCCGCATCTGGCCCACCCGCTTGCCTTGCTAACACCCGTATTCAGTTGGTTCGAGGGCATGTATATGTCGGTGGGCCTAACACTCTACGCGTTCTTTGCCGGTCAGGATCGCTTTCCCAAAGGACGCTGGCTGACCAAGCCGGAGGCCCTGGACAAGATGCCGACGCTAACCCCCCGAATGCACAGTGCGGTGCTCTATTACGATGGGCAGTTCAACGATGCCCGTTACGCACTGGCCCTGGCTCACTCGGCCGACGAAGCCGGTGCTGTGGTCGTGAACTACCTGGCAGTAACGGGTTTCGAGCGGGATGGTAGTCAGCTTAAAGCCGCGCTTGTCCAGGATCAACTGACGGGTGAGTCCTTCGCGATTCGGGCGAAGGTGTTTTTGAATTGTACGGGGCCTTACGCGGATGGAATCCGGCTGATGGCGAACCCCAATCTCGACCATCGCATCCGGCCCAGCAAAGGTGTTCATATTGTGCTGCCCCGCGAAACCTTGCAGAGCGATTGTGCCATGCTGATCCCGAAAACGGCTGATGGTCGGGTTGTGTTTGCGATTCCATTTGGTGATAACGTGTTTGTGGGTACGACCGACGACGATTATTCGGACCTTCGGCATGAGCCCCTGCTGGAACCGGCGGAGGTCGATTACCTGCTCGATACGTTACGGCCCTACCTGGCTAAAACACCGGATAAGTCGCAGGTACAGGCTGGTTTTGGGGGTATTCGACCCTTGATCGAGAGCAGCCGGGCGAACACAAAAACGCTTCTGCGCGACCACGAAGTTGAATATGACGCTGAATCGGGGCTGCTGAGTCTGCTCGGCGGGAAATGGACGACCTACCGGCTGATGGCGCAGGATGCGATTGATCGGGTGGGCGAACGGCTGGCTAATCCGGTTAAGGGGTCAACGGAAACGCACTACCTGGTCGGGGGCGAAACCTACCGCTTTGAGGACTGGCAAACCCTACAACAACGGTTCTCACTCCCTACCGATGTTTGTCAGCATCTGATGCAAACGTACGGCGATCGGGCCGAACGGGTAGCCAATCTGCTTACTGCACACCCCGATCTACGGGAAAGAATAACCGAAAATCAGCCATACATCAAAGCGGAAGTCATCTATCAGGTACGGCAGGAAATGGCCGTTACCGTCCGTGATGTACTGGCCCGTCGCTGGCGACTCGAACTATCGGACTGGGAGCTGACGGCGCAGGTTACACCGTTGGTTGCCGATCTGATGGCGGCTGAGCTAGGGTGGAGCGATCAGTATCGGACGAAGCAGGTTGCCACGTATCAGGCTTTGCTGAGTTCGTTCATGATGAAGGCTGGCTTAGTCTCGGAACCGACCGTAGCGACGGGACTGTAA
- a CDS encoding MFS transporter, with product MQPVSATPSRVSYRPLFALPVIVSALGFFVDVYDMLIFNIVRVPSLQSMGLSEIDVSKAGTFILNCQQAGLVVGGILWGVLGDKRGRMSVLFGSILTYSLTNIACGFVQDVNTYALLRFVAGVGLSGEIGAAMVLVSEILPKEIRSYGSSMVAGNGYLGAGAAYLTVEYFNWRTAFWVGGGMGLVLLLLRVSVFESGLFSRMKVEHKGVSRGNFLYFFSSWPQAIKYLRCVAVGVPTWFIVGILATFANEFGQALDIAGGVKPGRCVMLIYVGLAGGDLLSGPISQWLRSRIKAITGLLIFSALLSGVYLFGGIHTASGIYTVCLLAGFCTGYIAMFLTMVAELYGTNLRNTATTSVPSVVRGTLIPMTLLFQALKPSVGALIAAGMLGVVVYGLAFWSLSRMDETFGKDLDFVE from the coding sequence ATGCAACCTGTTTCCGCAACGCCTTCTCGCGTATCGTACCGCCCGTTATTTGCCTTGCCGGTTATCGTATCGGCACTGGGTTTCTTCGTGGATGTGTACGACATGCTCATTTTTAACATTGTCCGTGTACCCAGCTTGCAATCAATGGGCTTGTCGGAGATCGATGTGTCTAAAGCCGGGACGTTTATTCTGAACTGTCAGCAGGCAGGGCTCGTGGTTGGCGGTATTTTGTGGGGTGTGCTGGGCGACAAACGCGGACGCATGTCCGTGCTGTTTGGCAGCATTCTGACCTATTCGCTCACCAACATTGCCTGCGGATTCGTGCAGGATGTAAATACGTATGCCTTACTGCGCTTCGTAGCTGGTGTTGGCCTCTCCGGTGAAATCGGCGCTGCGATGGTCCTGGTATCCGAAATTTTGCCGAAAGAAATCAGAAGTTACGGCTCGTCGATGGTAGCGGGTAATGGCTATCTGGGAGCGGGGGCGGCTTATCTGACGGTCGAATATTTTAACTGGCGAACTGCCTTCTGGGTGGGTGGCGGCATGGGCCTTGTTCTGCTGCTGCTGCGAGTAAGCGTGTTCGAATCGGGGTTATTCAGCCGGATGAAGGTAGAGCATAAAGGGGTTAGCCGGGGTAATTTTCTTTACTTTTTCAGTAGTTGGCCGCAGGCTATCAAATACCTTCGCTGCGTGGCGGTGGGCGTTCCCACCTGGTTCATTGTCGGTATTCTGGCTACGTTCGCCAATGAATTCGGGCAGGCGCTGGATATTGCCGGGGGTGTTAAGCCCGGTCGCTGCGTGATGTTGATTTATGTCGGGTTGGCCGGTGGCGATCTGTTGAGTGGGCCTATCAGTCAGTGGCTGCGGTCGCGTATCAAGGCCATCACGGGTTTATTGATTTTCAGTGCGCTCCTGAGTGGGGTTTATTTGTTCGGGGGTATTCACACCGCGAGTGGTATCTACACCGTTTGCTTGCTGGCCGGTTTTTGTACGGGCTATATTGCCATGTTTCTGACCATGGTCGCTGAACTCTACGGCACCAATCTACGCAATACGGCCACGACCTCCGTACCGAGCGTTGTCCGTGGAACGCTCATTCCGATGACGTTGCTCTTTCAGGCGCTTAAACCATCGGTCGGTGCCCTGATTGCTGCCGGAATGCTGGGCGTAGTGGTGTATGGACTGGCGTTCTGGTCGCTGAGCCGAATGGACGAAACGTTTGGTAAAGACCTCGATTTCGTGGAGTAA
- a CDS encoding thiol-disulfide oxidoreductase DCC family protein, giving the protein MASSDAQPLLLFDGVCNLCNAAVTFVIHHDAKKRFRFASLQSQTGQATLRQLGRSTAQFDSFVLWENGQFYEQSTAALRVARQLSGGWPLLYGFIIVPSVIRDAVYRFIARNRYRWFGQRDACMLPTPDLKARFLP; this is encoded by the coding sequence ATGGCTTCCTCCGACGCTCAACCACTTTTACTTTTCGATGGTGTTTGCAACCTCTGCAATGCCGCTGTCACGTTCGTGATCCATCACGACGCTAAAAAACGATTCCGATTTGCATCGCTGCAATCACAAACCGGGCAGGCTACACTCCGGCAGCTCGGTCGTTCAACGGCGCAGTTCGATTCGTTTGTGTTGTGGGAAAACGGGCAGTTCTACGAACAGTCAACGGCGGCTCTGCGGGTAGCCCGCCAGTTATCAGGGGGATGGCCGCTGCTCTACGGATTTATTATTGTGCCGAGTGTCATTCGGGATGCGGTCTATCGGTTCATCGCCCGGAATCGCTATCGCTGGTTCGGCCAGCGGGACGCCTGTATGCTGCCAACCCCCGATTTGAAGGCCCGGTTTCTACCTTGA
- a CDS encoding NADH-quinone oxidoreductase subunit B, which yields MSDTLLSDKSGEASVILMHSEELLNWSREKSLWPMSFGLACCAIEMMQAFAANYDLDRFGIFPRPSPRQSDIMIVSGTVTYKMADRIRRLYEQMPEPRYVISMGSCSNCGGPYWQHGYHVVKGVDRIIPVDVYVPGCPPRPEALIDGFLKLQEKIRTEHPLLGTNESAPVVFSANKPAESDDLLT from the coding sequence ATGTCAGATACCCTACTTTCAGATAAGTCCGGCGAAGCCAGTGTCATCCTGATGCACTCAGAAGAACTGCTAAACTGGTCGCGGGAAAAATCACTCTGGCCAATGAGTTTTGGACTAGCCTGTTGCGCCATTGAGATGATGCAGGCGTTTGCGGCTAATTACGACCTCGACCGGTTCGGCATTTTTCCGCGTCCTTCCCCCCGTCAGTCGGACATTATGATCGTATCGGGAACGGTGACCTATAAAATGGCTGACCGTATCCGGCGGCTGTACGAGCAGATGCCCGAACCACGTTACGTGATTTCGATGGGGTCGTGCTCAAACTGCGGTGGTCCCTACTGGCAGCATGGTTACCACGTGGTGAAAGGAGTAGACCGAATTATTCCCGTCGATGTGTATGTGCCCGGTTGCCCACCCCGTCCTGAAGCGCTGATCGATGGCTTTCTGAAGTTACAGGAAAAAATAAGAACAGAACATCCATTGCTCGGAACGAACGAGTCGGCACCTGTCGTATTTTCGGCGAACAAACCCGCTGAATCCGACGATCTTTTGACCTGA
- a CDS encoding MFS transporter yields MQSTRVPSADPISLRPLFTLPVIVAALGYFVDVYDLLLFNIVRVPSLNDLNLSETEISLIGGKILNYQQAGLLLGGILWGILGDKRGRLSVLFGSIITYSLANLACGLVEDPHVYAWLRFVAGLGLAGELGAGITLVSEILPKELRGYGSSLVASIGLFGAVVAYFTVTLFNWRTTYFVGGGLGIGLLALRVSVLESGMFKKVQRTNVSRGNFWALFQGRNRVLRYFRCMGIALPTYLVIGILATFGNEFGKAMGIEEAIQPGRCVMFTYIGTVIGDLSSGVLSQRLHSRKKAIGLMMGLTAVFVLVYLSGAVSSARSFYALCVCMGFSIGYIAMFLTITAESFGTNLRATATTSVANNVRATTLLSIPAFQAMKPGIGVLGAAAVVAMVCFGLGFWSLVTMDETFGKDLDYAEE; encoded by the coding sequence ATGCAATCAACACGTGTTCCGTCCGCTGACCCCATCTCCCTTCGTCCATTGTTCACCCTGCCGGTTATTGTGGCGGCACTGGGCTATTTCGTGGATGTCTATGATCTGTTATTATTTAACATTGTCCGTGTTCCAAGTTTAAACGATCTCAATCTCTCCGAAACGGAAATCTCACTTATTGGCGGAAAAATCCTGAATTACCAGCAAGCGGGATTACTATTGGGTGGCATCTTGTGGGGTATTCTGGGCGATAAACGAGGGCGATTGTCGGTCTTGTTCGGCTCCATCATTACCTATTCCCTGGCGAATCTGGCCTGTGGTCTGGTCGAAGATCCTCACGTCTACGCCTGGTTACGGTTCGTAGCCGGGCTGGGCCTCGCGGGCGAATTGGGCGCGGGGATTACGCTCGTGAGCGAAATTCTGCCCAAAGAACTGCGTGGCTATGGCTCCTCGCTGGTGGCCAGCATAGGGCTTTTTGGGGCAGTAGTTGCCTACTTCACGGTCACGCTGTTCAACTGGCGGACAACCTATTTTGTCGGCGGTGGGTTGGGCATCGGCTTATTGGCCCTGCGGGTGAGCGTGCTGGAATCGGGTATGTTCAAAAAAGTACAGCGTACCAATGTGTCGCGGGGAAATTTCTGGGCGTTGTTCCAGGGGCGTAACCGCGTGCTCCGTTATTTTCGCTGTATGGGCATTGCGCTCCCGACCTACCTTGTCATCGGTATTCTGGCAACCTTCGGTAATGAGTTTGGCAAAGCAATGGGTATTGAGGAAGCCATTCAGCCGGGGCGGTGTGTCATGTTCACCTATATCGGCACGGTGATTGGTGATCTGTCGAGTGGTGTGCTAAGCCAGCGTCTTCATTCCCGCAAGAAAGCCATTGGCCTGATGATGGGCCTGACCGCCGTTTTTGTTCTGGTCTACTTGTCAGGCGCTGTCTCATCGGCCCGTTCATTCTACGCGCTATGCGTCTGTATGGGATTTAGTATCGGTTATATTGCCATGTTTCTAACCATCACCGCCGAAAGTTTTGGGACGAATCTGCGCGCTACGGCTACGACCTCCGTTGCCAACAATGTGCGGGCCACAACCCTGTTGAGTATTCCCGCGTTTCAGGCGATGAAGCCCGGTATTGGCGTATTGGGTGCGGCTGCCGTTGTTGCCATGGTTTGTTTTGGGCTGGGTTTCTGGTCGCTGGTCACGATGGACGAAACGTTTGGTAAAGACCTCGATTACGCCGAAGAATGA
- a CDS encoding MFS transporter: protein MAVPTLSSKSPGDPLQSTEAGLLSLPVIVAALGYFVDIYDLLLFGIVRVPSLKDLGLTADQISTVGASILNWQMGGLLLGGILWGVLGDKRGRLSVLFGSIITYSIANIACGFIKSVTFMDPVTYYALMRFVAGVGLAGELGAGITLVSEILPKEKRAVGTSLVAGIGLSGAVVAYFTVKYFDWQMAFFVGGGLGVGLLLLRVGVVESGMFKDVSEQKHISRGNFLSFFTNADRLGRYLRCIGIGLPTWFVIGILATFSNEFGKALGIAEEIQPGLAIMWCYVGLAVGDLVSGVISQSLESRKKAVALLMSIALIFGLVYLFVGVSSATLLYGLCLAMGFGIGYWAMFVTIGAEQFGTNVRATAATTIPNMVRGLVIPMTLTYQALKPSLDVINAGAVVGLISFILGFYSILTIPETHGKDLDYLEE, encoded by the coding sequence ATGGCTGTTCCTACTCTTTCCTCTAAGTCACCCGGTGACCCTCTCCAATCTACGGAAGCTGGCTTACTAAGTTTGCCCGTAATTGTGGCTGCATTAGGCTACTTCGTTGATATTTACGATTTGCTACTTTTCGGTATTGTTCGCGTACCGAGTTTAAAGGATCTGGGCCTCACCGCCGACCAAATTTCTACCGTTGGAGCCAGTATTCTGAACTGGCAGATGGGTGGGTTGTTGCTGGGTGGTATTCTGTGGGGTGTTCTGGGCGATAAACGAGGGCGGTTATCGGTGTTGTTTGGCTCCATCATTACCTATTCCATCGCTAACATCGCCTGTGGATTTATCAAGAGCGTTACGTTTATGGACCCCGTCACCTACTACGCCCTGATGCGCTTTGTGGCCGGTGTTGGTCTGGCGGGTGAGCTAGGCGCGGGAATTACGCTTGTGAGCGAGATTCTACCAAAGGAAAAACGGGCAGTTGGTACATCATTGGTGGCGGGCATTGGGCTTTCCGGTGCTGTTGTGGCTTATTTTACGGTTAAATATTTCGATTGGCAGATGGCTTTTTTCGTCGGGGGCGGCTTAGGTGTTGGGCTGTTGCTGCTGCGGGTTGGCGTTGTCGAATCGGGTATGTTCAAAGATGTCAGCGAACAAAAGCACATAAGCCGGGGTAACTTTCTGTCGTTTTTCACGAACGCCGATCGGTTGGGTCGTTACCTCAGGTGCATCGGTATCGGATTGCCAACCTGGTTTGTGATCGGTATTCTGGCCACGTTTAGTAACGAATTTGGCAAGGCGCTCGGCATTGCCGAAGAGATTCAGCCGGGACTAGCGATTATGTGGTGTTACGTTGGTCTGGCCGTTGGCGATCTGGTCAGCGGAGTCATTAGTCAGTCGCTGGAGTCGCGTAAAAAAGCGGTTGCCCTGCTCATGAGCATAGCCCTGATCTTTGGTCTAGTCTATTTGTTTGTCGGGGTCAGCAGTGCAACCCTGCTTTACGGGCTTTGTCTGGCGATGGGTTTCGGCATTGGCTATTGGGCCATGTTTGTCACGATCGGCGCGGAGCAGTTCGGGACCAACGTTCGGGCTACGGCGGCAACAACCATTCCCAATATGGTGCGGGGACTGGTCATTCCGATGACACTGACGTATCAGGCGCTCAAACCATCGCTGGATGTCATCAATGCCGGTGCGGTGGTTGGTCTAATTAGCTTCATCCTCGGCTTTTACTCGATCCTGACCATTCCGGAAACTCACGGTAAAGACCTTGACTATCTGGAAGAATAA